DNA from Podarcis muralis chromosome 13, rPodMur119.hap1.1, whole genome shotgun sequence:
cactcatgagaagactccctggaaaagaccctgatgttgggaaagatgaagggcacaaggagaaggggacaaaagaggacgagatggttggacagtgttctcgaagctaccagcatgagtttgaccaaactgcgggaggcagtggaggacagaggtgcctggcgtgctctggtccatggggtcacgaggagtcggacacaactaaacaacaacaaaagcaagcataggcaaactcggccctccagatgttttgggactacaactcccatcatccctagctaacaggaccagtggtcgtggatgatgggaactgtagtcccaaaacatctggagggccaagtttgcctatgcctgaactaaagAGATCAAGCCGCGTCCATGTTGGAGGGTATCATCCCTAAGTGCGCACTCACTAGGAACTCACACCCAATTCCCAGGAACGGGACACCCAGAAAATCAGACACGTGACGTGCCTGAATCTCTACACACGATACGGGCACGCGCAGTTTCTTCCACGTCACGATCTGAGGCGCGCCGCTCTCCGCCCCTCCCCGACACCACGTGACTCCTCGAGCGCTTCGCCGCCGcgcagtcacctccaggctgtcAAGAAAGAATAAAAGCACGTGACTCAACTCTCTCTGGTCTCCTTCCTCTGACGCGCTCGGTGGAACGCTCCCGGGAGcagtgggaggggaggagaaggggagggattTGCGGCCGGCCAATGGGGGACCCGCGACCCTTCGGAGTTGCCCAATCCTCAGGCAGAGGGGCGCGAGCTCGAGGGTCCGGCAGCCAATAGCGGGCGGCGGCGAGGCTCCGTCTCCCGTGAGCCACCGGGGCCCCGCCGGGCAGCGTTCCTTGCGTCGCGGCGGCCAATAGGAGCGGAGGACGCTGTGGTACATTGGCAAGGTGAGCGAGGGCGGGAGGGGCTTGGCTGGGTCCAGTCAGGAGAGCCGCGACTTTGAGGTTCGGTGCAGCCCTTCTTCGTCCCCGAAGGTGAGTCTGTGCAGGGGAAGCGGGGAGGGCGCCCGCCTGGTCCCGGGGCCTCCCGTGAGGGTGAGGCGGCTGCACGGGGAGCGAGGAGGCCCCGGTGCTCGGGTCTGTTCCCACGAGCGCGCCGTTCGCGGCTCCCTTCATCCCGAAGGCCCGTTTGAATTGGGAACAGCAGTTAAAAGGCGTCCCTTCTCGTCGCGAGTGAATCACTCGCTGCTTCTTAGGGGCGCCTTTTGACGGCTGAGCGACGTAGGTTGCTGCAGTCgcggaatcgtagaattggaaagggaccgcgagggccatctagtccggCCCCTTGCAATAATGCAGGGATTGGACTGCTTGCTAACGGacatgctagactagatggtgGACCAAGTCCTTCTTGTGGGCTAGAAACTCCAGGGCGAGATGGCTTCTAGTGCAACCGGCCTGTTAGTTACCGGTTTTGTCTGCCTGTGAATGTTTCTCTGGAAGGGCAGGGCGAAGGCATAGATGAAGGACTAGGGGAATGCTGTGGAGCTAAACGGGGTGTGTTTGCAGACGGCAGGTGTGCAAAGGGCAACTAACGTGAAGAGAACCGGCCAATGTCTTCTTCAGTGCTGGAAGTTAACAAAGATGTAGATGGTGGAGGCGGTCATTGGGATGCCACCTACAAAATGGGAAAGGATTTGGGAAGCTGGTAGATTCAGGATGGGGCAAAAGGCTTTGTAGCCCACAACGATCCGGTTCCAGATGGGGTTGTTTTCAGGGGGACAGCTGCAGCTTTGAAATATTGGCTAACTTTCTGCAAGTCCTGTTACCTAATTGTGCTTTTTTGTGGCTCCTAGCTATGCACAGTTTCTCTTAAACACCCTTCTTTCAATCAACTACAAAGTCAAATGCCATTTTTGAGTGCCTAATTGCTGTAAGAAGCAATGTTGTGTTGGACAAACATAGCTTAGATTGTCATCTGCCTTTCCCCTGACAGGTTTCATGTCTGTCACCTTATCTGTGGTGTCTGTCCATAGTTGGAGGTCACTGATGCACAGTTACAAGCTATCTGCTTCTTCCTTGCTCTTTGTGAATAAGTGGACTCTCCATTAATAGTGTTCTTTCAAGGCCATTCTGCCCTCCTTCTTTAATTCTGGACTTAGTTtgcaaaatcttaataaaaagcTATACTGAAACAGATAAGGAAATGTACTCCATTTTGTCCACACACTGGGCTTTCCCTCTTAGTTGTGAGAGTATTCAGTGGGTGTTTTTGTAAAATGtgactttccccctttattcAGGATCATCAGAATGCAGACTCCAGTAGCTCTCCTGGCTTCGCCAGCTCTGGTAAGGAATTTTTGGCTTGCAAGTGCCTTAGTGTATCTTAGGTTGCTTTAGTATCTGACACTCCTCATATTATTCATCGTTACAATGAGTAAAATCTCTAATATCTCTCTTTAAAGAGGAAAAACTAAGAGTTTGATATGTCATTTGAACTCAGTCAACAATAGTTTCTGAAGGGTATGTTAAACCAGACCTACAAAAAAGTTAATAAAAGTTACAAGCCAATAAATCCTTAGTCTTCCTGCCCATGCATTCCTATAATAGTCCTCGGTGAGTGACCAACTCTGTTCCagtttagaaaacaaaacaaaacaaaacatctctATCTTGGAAGTAATTCGGACTCTGTAAGGTGAACCAGTAAATGGTTTTTTACCTATGAGAATGAATTTATGGCAGGTATGGGGGAAGTtgttaccctccagatatttttggacaacagctcccatcatccctgaccattggccatgctgactagggctgatgtgagttgatCAGAAAGATCTGTTCAGTTCATTTGATATCAATTCATGTGGACCCCCAAAGCAGCTaatgattgttttttaaaaatggacaaaAATATTTGAGTGCACAAGTCCTGATACAAATAGTATTAGGAAGACTACTGCCCATGTCTAGAGTCtctaaaggtaaggtaaaggtacccctgcccgtacgggccagtcttgccagactctagggttgtgcgcccatctcactcaagaggccgggggccagcgctgtccggagacacttccgggtcacgtggccagcgtgacatcgctgctctggcgagccagagccgcacacggaaacgccgtttaccttcccgcttgtaagcggtccctatttatctacttgcacccggaggtgctttcgaactgctaggttggcaggcgctgggaccgaacgacgggagcgcaccccgctgcagggattcaaaccgccgacctttcgatcggcaagccctaggcgctgaggcttttacccacagcgccatctgcgtcccagCTAGAGTCTCTAGCTAGGTTTAATAGGCAGCAATGAATACTTTCCCTCTTGCACATATATGTCCTTTCCAATATGAGAGAAGCTGTGTATTCAAGCAAGATCTAGAATCTCCTGCCACAGAGAATTTACATTATATGATGAATAGGCATACCTGTCTTGAAAGAGAACTGCCTTCTGATCAGCACAGAAGTGCCTCATCACCAGTTGGGGGGAAGGCCTCAGCTCACTGGTGTAGGATAAATCTTGCAAGTATCTAATAACAAGTTAAATCCTTAAAATCTACCATTTGAAGGATCAAGTGGGATAGCTAGGAAATATATTTGGCTATGATGCtgaagagccactgtcagtcagaacAGATTGCATTGGTCTCTGAATAGAACAGTTCTTTATATCCTGATATGAATTTaatgtttttctttccagttCCGCTGCTGTTCTCGGGCTCTAACCAGGCCAGCTTCCCTGTCTATATTGAGCAGGCCAGAGACTCAGACTCTGCAGGTAGGAATAAACAGCATGACTCCTCATTGCTATCTTCAGGTTTTGTTTGCACCTTGATTTTCTTTACAAAAAGGAGCAAAAAAAATTGTTAAAAGCATCATGCAGTGATACCAAACTACAGCCAAACAATAAAACTCTATACATTATTTTCTCATGATGTGGGAACAATATTAACTTCTTTGCTTTCAAACTCGAAGGTTAGCACTAGCTGCCTCTTACATGACATTGACAGCTTAGCTTCCATCAGAGTATCTAGAAGAGGAACCGATGCTGCCATGCGTAATTAAACCAGTTTCACCCCTCTGAAAAAGTGTAGTAGTGCTGGTGTAAGAAGTCTCTTCCGTTGTGACCTAGAAAAggtgtggggaaactgtggctctccaaaagttgctaaacttcaactcccatcatcttttgCCATTGGCCTTGATGcaagttggagttcagcaacaactggagcaTCAACGGTTCCCTGCACTTGGCCTAGTGTGAGCAATACTGGAATAAATCCTGCAGAAGCTCTTCTACACCATCAGCATACTataagaagggacattttttttcTGGCAGAAGCTACTGTCTTGTTGATTTTTTAGAGTCcatgttaatattttaaaaattcaaaagcaaGCACTACTTCAAAACCATtgtccttcatttaaaaaaaagcatgctGTTACACAGGGTTGAAAAACTTAACTTATGTTTCAACTGGTCACCCTCCttgctcattttaaaaaaccttttggaTAGGAAATTGCATAAATTTAAGCCTTCATGAACCTTTCGTTGCTATTCTAACGTTTACATTGAGTAGTTTCCCCCAGAATTCCCTTTTACTCCTACTGGATTGGGGAATATTAAGAATTGGtattctttgtgtgtgtggtagGCATATCTCTGTTTGTACATCAAACAGATTTTCAGAATCTGCATAGTTGTGGTTCGGTGGTTGCTACATCTCTTAACTGTATTACAAGGGAGgtcatttcacacacacccttaagGTTTCAATAGGGTGACTGAACAACAGTTATGTCTGCTAGAGACCTGCATTTCTGTTCCAGCCCACGACCTGGCAGAGACACCTAAGTGGCATTTGCTATTCTCTCTCCCCACGCCCCCACTGCCAATGCTTAGAAAACTAGTAGTCTTGTGTCCAAGGCCATTGCCTCTCCCCTTCTTGGCTATTTCCTGCCCCTGTCCTGGAGGTGGGCAGAAGGCAGCCTGGGATTTGTTTGGCAAGGATTCCTGACTCTTTTAACAATATCAGCAACTGTGAAAAGCGCCACccacattagcttactgggaaaagatttattttCTGAAAGAAATTGCAAGCTTGGTTCTCTTACGGATCACAAATCCATAGGTTGAGCCAGCCCTGTTCTTCATTCTTAATGAGCCATCCACCTGAGCTACTATTTTCCACCTGCCCCCAGTGGAGGCCCTGGTTGGCTTTAATAAAGAAACAGTAGGTCCTGCATCCTGATGTCTACCCACCCATTGTTTGGGAAAATCTGGATTAAACACTGTTGGGAAGAGAAAATGATTTGGAGGCTTAAAATGACTGATATAAATCGTGCTAATTACTTGCTTCCTCCACAGCCTTTTGGAGTTTTGAATCGTCAGCTAGCTCATCGGGAATTCCAAACCAGTGCTGTCTCCCGTGATATTGATACTGCTGCTAAATTCATCGGTGCTGGTGCTGCTACTGTGGGAGTAGCTGGTTCAGGAGCTGGGATTGGGACAGTGTTTGGCAGTTTAATCATTGGTTATGCCAGGTAAGTTAGCTTGGGGAAAgcatttctgctttgttttagCAGACAGTTTAGATTTTTTGTGTGAAGACTTTTACCACAAATGCATTCCTCTTGGGAGAAGCAGTTTTTTAAAGCAGCTGACAGTGATTGGAAACTCCAGCTAGGAAAATCTGCAATAGAAGAGAATTGATGGAATCTGCATGGAATTTTCTTGTCAAGTGTCTTGTTGATGAGTAAAATACCTTTTTCAAACCAATAGTGTCAAAGGTGTCACTGTTAAAAAGATCATAACCAAAGTTACCTTCAATGTAAGAATCAGCTTGTATTGTACACAGTGCTCATACCAGCTGGGTTATTGTCTTTCCATTCTCAATGTAATATTTTTTGTGCTAAAGAAGCAATTATTGTCTATGTATGGATTGaagaatattttctctctctaaatgTTCCTGCTTGGTGAAGGGTGTCCGTGGTTCGAAAGTATGTGAGCACATAAATGTTTCTATTCAGACAAAGTGTCTTCACAGATTTTGGAACATAGTATGATTTATTAGAATGTACCCATGTATTTCAAAATTTAAATTAAGggatgcttcccccccccagtcttctgTCTTGCCTCTCCTTCAACTCTCTATGAACCACAAATTACTAATGACAAGGCTTGAAATATGTGGTTCTTTGTAAAGCAGGTTTCCATGGTTGTATACCTTTAATCTAAGAACAATCAAAACACCTTTTAAGTGAGATGTGGTGGATATATCTATGACTGGTAGTTAACAAAGCTTTCCCCGTGTTCACTCTGAGGTTCTACAAATACATTTTCAAGAGTGGGCTTGGGAAACCTATTGCAgctttttattttggaaaagcCAATGGGATTTTACCTTACAGATTTCTCTTCTGTTCTACCTACAGGAACCCATCCCTCAAGCAGCAGCTGTTTTCTTACGCTATCCTGGGTTTTGCCCTCTCAGAGGCCATGGGGCTCTTCTGTTTGATGGTGGCATTCCTCATTTTGTTTGCCATGTGAAAGCCTTGGAGCTACGCTGCAGCTGCTGTCTGTCTGTGTCCTCTCCAGTTTGAGCCTGCCTCCCTTGCCAGGGTGTTAACAGATTTAAACAAACTTTCTCTAAATAAATAAGAttcaagttttttgttttgtgcttttcatCCTAAAAGCTTGCTCGTAATTCCTAAATATACACATAttgagaaggggaagaaaaaatTATAATGTGCCAAATCAATCTGGCACTGAGTCCTTTTGtaatatacaataaaatataGTTGGCTAAAAAGTCAGTGCCACTATTAGCCCCCAGACACTAAGAAATATTGTAGGAAGAGAACAGTTCTACAACCTGCTTGAAGGATACAATTGGAATGTCACCAGGCCCACAATTCCATACAGAGTTTGCCTAAGGAACAGGAAGGATGGTCTATACTGAAGTTGCATGCAGGGGAGAGACATACCTTATTTTCAAATAATCTGTCTCTATACTACTGAAGCAAGTTTACTGACCTCAGCAACTGGATAGGGTATGAAAGCCCAGGACCTTTAAATACATGGTTACAAAAATTAAACAAGCTTATCTGCACCCTGAGACTAGTAAATTCCAATCCCTCATAAAGTTGGCATGCTAATCAGTATCTCGTATATGAAGACTTTTTagatttacagtcgtaccttggtttttgaacagcttagtcctcaaatgttttggctggctcctgaacgctgcaaacctggaagtattccGGTTTGCTAActttttttggaacccaaacgatCAACACGGATTCCAATTGGCtagaggagcttcctgcagccaatcagaagccacaccttggtttccgaatgttttggaagttgaatggatttCCGACTGTATTTCTAGTCAGGACAATAATCCACTTTAACAAACTAGGCATATTTTAAAACCATGCAACAGTGGGGATCTGCAGCAGAATGTGCTGCATATCCAGCTCCCAATAGCAATGTTGTTAACACTGCCATTTTGAAATACTGTTTGAGGCTTCTTGGGAAGATTCAGAAGAgaccagggtggggggtgggaaccaTCTTTCAGAAATGTTAATCTATGCTGCCGTATAGTGTTAATGGTCTCATTTCAGTCTCGTTTTGAGCCCCAAAATCCTGTGTTTTGTGACAAAACCTGGAGGGTTACAGAAAAATGGAGCCTTTTTATCCCTGTTCAAAACCTCCCCATATAAAGGCAGTGAGGGCAGTCTGAACCTTAGGACACCTAACCCGGTATTTCCTTTTAAGGAGTCCTGGCAAGTACCAAATGTGCAGGTTATATCTCCTATGGCCTGATTCCGTATAAgcccatttcctgttcctcgttcagtctgtttgaaattaatttttaaagttaTTCTCAAGGTCATAGGTTAGAGCCCTTACCttcggggggggggacctgcattgcagggggttagactagattaccctcgtggacccttccaactctacaattctatgatttcttaaGTAAAACTACAACGAACATACTTTATTTAGTGCGAGGGGTTCCGTTTGAATTTCGCTAACCCTTAAAGGGCAGAACTTTGGTGACCTTCAGAGCTTTCCTGGACTTACTTGCTAAGATTTCCCTTAAATAGTGCAGAGATTCAACTCACAACAACAGAACGTCACCCTAAAAAGGGGTCCTTTTTCCTTCAGGGGTTTTAACCCCAGGCACCCCGCCACTAAACACACCCACAGCCACACCCGCTACTTCCCCAAGTGCTTGACTACATAGGCGCCGCTGCTGCTTTTGATACCGACGTTTCCGGGAACACTCTAGGGCGCTCTATGGTGGAGCAAGGATACGCTCTAGGAGATGGAGGACGTGCCGTCTCTATGGTGAATGgcggttgagagagagagaaatctacgTAAGAGGAACGTGAAGAGGTTGTGGAAGGGCGGTGACggttgtggggggtgggaacccgaggggaaaagggcagggaGCGAGGGGCGGGGCTGTACCTCGTTCACGGGGAATTTCCCTGGAGGGCCTAGTTGGTTGCTGCTGCGCATGCGCGAGAGTCTGAGCTTCGATCCTTGAACTCGCGAGGAAAAAAAGTCGCGTGGAAACTCGGCTTTCGAGTACAAATGCATATAAGGCTGAAAGAGCGGCGCgtttgaggcgggggggggggcagtgaaatGACGTTTATCAATCCAAATGAGGCGCTCTGTCCCTGAAAGGG
Protein-coding regions in this window:
- the ATP5MC1 gene encoding ATP synthase F(0) complex subunit C1, mitochondrial, encoding MQTPVALLASPALFRCCSRALTRPASLSILSRPETQTLQPFGVLNRQLAHREFQTSAVSRDIDTAAKFIGAGAATVGVAGSGAGIGTVFGSLIIGYARNPSLKQQLFSYAILGFALSEAMGLFCLMVAFLILFAM